The segment ACGACCGGCTCTTTCGCGTCGCCGATCCTCTGGAGAACGGATCAGATATGATGGAGCACCTTAACCCGCAATCGTTGGAAATTCTCAAGTCCTGCCGTCTGGAGCCCAGCCTGGCCGCCGCGGCGCCCGGGGCCAGATTCCAGTTTGAGCGCTCCGGCTATTTCTGTGTGGATACTGGCGATTCCACGGCCCAAGCCCTGGTCTTCAACCGTACGGTCACGTTACGCGATGCCTGGACTAAAATAGCGGGCAGATGACGGGCCGCCGGTTTTAGCGGCTCGAATTATCTGCGATTGCCTGCATGATGCTACTCAATCCAGGAATTTGTTCAATCCTGTTTCGGGTTCTCTCCGAACCTACAAGAAGCGCTGACTCCGGCTCTTTTGCCGCTTCAAGAAACAGCACGTAGATATCAAACTCCCGATCCGTTTTATATGAAAATCCCCCCCATCCCCCCTTTACCAAAGGGGGATTAAGGGGGGATTTTCATGCTTCGTTGTGCCTGCGCCGGGCATGGGGGTTACTTCTTGATTGTATAATCTACTGCCGCTTCAACCCGGCGGTTTTTCTGCCTGCCCGCTTTCGTCTTATTGCTGTCAAGCGGCTTGGACATACCGTAGCCTTTGGCCGTCACGCGTGATTCTGCTATGCCGAACTTCTTCGTCAAATAGCTTTTAACGCTGTCGGCCCGTTTCGCGGAAAGCTTCTCATTAGGAACTTTGCCGCCGACATTGTCCGTATGTCCCTCAATAACCACTTTGAGATCTGGGTAATTTTTCATGACATCGGCAAATTTCTGAATTTCTTTATCAAACACGGGTTTTATGACCGCCTTGTTGGTATCGAACTCGACTTTGATGGTCGCCCGGCCTTTCTCGAACATTTCCTTGGCAACCGCTGCCGCTGCTACTTGTTCTTTCGTCTCCACTATGGCGGCCGCCGCCGGCGCTTCCGCTCGAACTTCCTGAAGCTGTTCCACCGGTGGTGGGGGTGGTGGGCAACCGTACTGATCCACCTTCACGCCTGCCGGCGTGCCGGGGCACTTATCGAGATAGTCGGGAACACCGTCCTTATCGGAATCGAGAGGACAACCGTCCTGATCAACCTTCACACCTTCCGGCGTACCGGGACACTTGTCCAGATTGTCGGTAACGCCGTCCTTATCGGAATCCAGAGGACAACCGTCCTGATCAACTTTGACGCCTATTGGCGTACCGGGGCATTTATCGTAATTGTCTGATACGCCATCGTTATCAGAATCAACAACGACTGGCGCCGTGGGCTGACTGGGGCCGCCGAAATAGATGGTTGCGCCCAGGGTGTATTCCACGTTGCTAATATTGTCATTCAACAGAATCAGGTGCCGTACGTCCGCACGGAGAGCTATATTACTGTAGAGGAAATACTTCAGCCCTGCCCCGTAATCAATGACACCATGATTCCGGTCATTCATCAGCTCGTGCTTATAACTGACGCTTCTGCCCCCCGCACCCACGGCAAGGTGTGGTGAAAGCCGGCGTTCCGGATAGAGGTGATAAAGGGTCTCCAGCCGGTACGCAAAAACATTGGTACTGGATGTTAAAGCCGGGTCGGAATATTCCGTTTTCAGATATTCAAAACTACCTTCCAGGCCCCAATTCCTGGTGATATCGTAACCTAAGCGGAGACCGGAAACCGCTTGGTTTTTCAGGCCCTCAGAGTCTTTTCCGAACGTGTATAGTCCGACAAAAGGCGTGAAGGAGTACGTCTTGGCCTTAACCTCTGCCAGGCCATTTGCTCCCATGATAAAGACAGCAATAAAAACAAATAACAAGCTTGTGATTTTTTTCATTATTATTCCTCCATTTCTCGACAAAATCATTACACGCTGAAGCTTTTTATGCGTAGGTTCATAGTAGCCAAAGGGCGGGGGAATATCAAGGTTTTTTTAGCCCTGCCAAATAGTCTTGACTCACCACCTGCTTTTTCCTATACTCAGCCCGTGGTTAATAACCTTTTGCGAGGTGCCCCATGAACCGGAGAAAATTTTTGCAGGCAACGGCAGCAGCCGGGCTTGGCCTCTCCCTGCCGCCCTCTCTATCGAATCTCGTCGCTGCCACGCCGCCGGCGAAGATAGACCTGGTTGTAGTGCAGGGCTCTTCCGCCGCGCAGATCACGCGGGCAGCCATAGAAGCCCTTGGCGGCATCAGGAAATTCATTTCCCGTGGCGATGTCGTCGTGGTGAAACCCAATATTGGCTGGGACCGCCTCCCCGAGCAGGCAGCCAACACGAATCCGGAGGTTGTCGCCGAGGTGGTGCGTCTCTGTATCGAAGCGGGCGCCAAAAAGGTCAAGGTATTTGATCGTCCCGTAAACGATGCCAGACGGTGCTACGTCCAGAGCGGCATTGCCGCCACGGCTGGCGCCGCCGGCGCCGAAGTGAGCTATATGGACGACCGGAAATTCAGGGATATGGAGATCAAGGGCATCGTCCTCTCATCCTGGCCGCTCTACACGGAAGTTATCGAGGCCGACAAGGTAATCAACATCCCCATCGCCAAACGCCACGGCGAGGCTAAACTCACTCTGTCCATGAAGAACTGGATGGGCGTCATGGGCGGGTCAAGGTATCGGATCCACCAGAAACTCGACGCCAGCATTGTGGATGTGGCGATGAAGATCAAATCCACCCTCACCGTGCTTGACGCCGTGCGCATCCTGACGGGGAACGGCCCCCAGGGCGGCGATCTCCGGGATGTAAAGCGCCTCGATACGGTCATTGCCGGGACCGATCAAGTGGCTATAGACTCCTACGGGGCCACGCTTTTCGGCATGAAGGGAAGTGACCTGGGTTACGTGCGTCTCGGGCAGGAAGCGGGATTCGGCAAAATGGATCTGGCCAAGCTGGCGATCAGAAAAATCTGAAACGGGATACTGAATGCGCAAAATATCGGCACGGAAATGGCGCATGATCAGCCAGGGGTTCTTTCTCCTGCTGTTTATCTTCCTTTTCATGCAAACCGAGTCCAAGGGGAATGACGAGCTGGGTTATCCCGTGCGTCTCTTTCTGGACTTCGACCCGCTTGTTTCCCTCACCACCCTCCTTGCCTCGCATGCGCTGCCGGCGGCCTTCCTGCTGTCGCTGGCCGCCATCGTTTTAACGATCGTGCTGGGCCGGGTGTTCTGCGGCTGGGCCTGCCCGCTGGGGACGATGAACAATATCGTGGGTTCTTTTCAAAAACACCGCCCCGGCGTTATGCCCCGGACCTGGTATCGGTTTAAATACTACGTGCTTATTTTCCTTGTTGTATCTTCCCTTTTCAAGCTGCAGTTTGCAGGCATCATGGATCCGCTGGCGCTGACCATCCGTTCCTTTTCCGTCACCATTGCCCCTCTTTTCAATTATTGCGTCCGCGCCGTTTTCGACGCCGCCTACACGGCCAATCCCCTGGACATCAGCGTGGTTTCCGAGCCGGTCTACGACGTTCTGAAAAAAACCTTCCTGTCTTTCACGCAGCCTTTCTACCGGCAGGGAATATTCATCGGTCTTATCTTTCTGCTTATTCTCGGCCTGAACCTCTGGGAACGCCGGTTCTGGTGCAAAGTTATCTGCCCCCTCGGGGCGCTGCTCGGCCTGCTTTCCCGTTACTCGTTCCTGAAGCTCAAGCTGAGCGAAGGCTGCAAGGAATGCGGGGTCTGTGCAACCGTCTGCCAGGGCAACGCGCTGCCGGACAAGCGTGATCAGTGGTTAGGAACAGAGTGCCTGATGTGCCGGAACTGCGATGATATCTGTCCCGCGGAGGCGATAAGCTTCGGCGGCCGACGAAAATTTGCCGCCCCGGCCCTGGATCTGGGCCGAAGACGGGTAATCGCGGCTGCGGTGAGCGGTGTTGTGGCCGTTCCTCTGCTGCGGACAACACCGTTTGCCGGTGCGGGCGGCCGCAACCCCTTGCTCATCAGACCACCCGGATCGCTTGAGGAAAAGGCCTTTCTCGCCCGGTGCGTCAAATGCGGCGAGTGCCTGAAGGTCTGTCTCACCAACGGCCTCCAGCCTACGCTCTTGGAGGCCGGTCTGGAAGGCATCTGGTCGCCTGTGCTCGTGCCGCGGCTGGGTTACTGCGAATACCGTTGCACCCTCTGCGGCCAGGTCTGTCCGACCGGTGCCATCAAACAACTTACCATGGGCGAAAAGGCCCGGACAAAGATCGGCTTGGCCATGATTGACAAGGGGCGTTGCCTTCCCTGGGCTCATGGCAGGCCCTGCATCGTCTGCGAAGAGGTCTGCCCCACGCCGAAGAAGGCCATCTGGTTCGAAGACGTTATAGTGACAGAGCGGGACGGCCGGAAGGTCTCCCTGAAGCAGCCCCACGTAGATCTGGAGCTCTGCATGGGCTGCGGCATCTGCGAGACCAAATGCCCCGTGCTGGGCACGCCGGCGATCAAGGTCACGAGCATCGGCGAGAGCAGATCTCCGGAGAATCAGTTGCTGCTGAAGTGATTAATTTTCCGTGTTTCCCGGCGTCGTGACGTGTTCATCGTGGCAATGGGACTTAATCTATGGTATAGAGGCTCCAAGATCATCGTCGGCACAGCCGGCATATAATCGCAAAGGAGGAAATAAAGATGAAAAGATTGAGGACGATCCTGTGTTCAGGTTTATTGTTTCTGATTGTATCGGGCTGCGCTTCCATCAACTACAACGAAATAGCGCCTAATGCTAATACATTCCAGCCCAAAGTCGCCGTCGTACTTCCGGCCATCAAGATGCCCGAAGGGACGGAACAGGACATTGATAAAGTGGCCAAGGCAATTTTTGATGCCGCTGTCGCAACCAAGCGCTTCGGGCGGGTCATAGATCCCATGACGGCCAAGTCCCAGATGTCCGATAATGGCGATCTGCAGAGCGCCGTGATGACCTACACGAATAAATTGAGGTCACTGGCGGTTTCCGATAAGGACAGCGCCCTGAAGATCGGCGAAATTTTACAGGCCGACACCATTATTGTGGGCGAAGTGAGTAAATGGGGCTATGGAATATATGCCGGCGAAAAGAACGGAGAAGTCGGGATGGCGATAAAAATGGTAGATGTCGCAACCGGCACTATTTACTGGAAAGCAGCTCACGCGGCCAAGGAAACATACTCCCTGTTCAAACCGGATCTTACGGATATGGCAACTAAACTGGCCAAAAAGATCTTCGAATATATGCCGAAACCAAAATAATTTCTGACTTACCGGGTAATTGCCGGGACATCATAGAAATTTGGGGCAGAGTCAACGGGACTGAAAATCCTCCGCCTGTTGAGTGAAAAAGAGTGTTCAAAATCCGAAATAGCGAATATATTGGGACAAAATACAATTACCGGTTTTCTCAACAGGATGATGAACAAACTCCTCAAGGATGGCATGATTACAAGGACTTTGCCGGATAAGCCTATGAGCCGATTACAAAAATATCGCATTACCCCTGCCGGGCTGGCGGAGTTAAGGCGGTTCCAGCAACAATGATACGGAGGCCATCGTATAAATACGGGAAGTTTCCCTTAATTTTTCAATTTTTTTGGTGATGACATTCCGATTTCCAGCCAAGACCCTCCTGCGATAGCCCTTTTTGTTTGCGCAAGCTCCTGACACGTTCCCCTATAAACAGTCGAATATCTTCCACGATACATTGCCCCCTCTGTAATTTTATAAGCTTAAAAGGGCATGGGGTCTATAAACTATAAATATCAAACAGGATTGATTTTAATATATATATGTAGTAAATGAGCCTGGAACATTGCCGTTAATGGCTGGTCAATCGTTTAGAACGCACGCAATTAGCCTCATTGTTAAGGCGTATGATAAAACTCATTACAAAACCTGATCCCCGCAGTAAAACAGGGCCTTTCGAGCTTCTACTCAACGACATTCAAAACTGTAAAGCTGATAGTACAATCTGCCCCGCGCTCAATACTCGTCAGTTTTATTTTGAGCCAAATAGTCAGACCGCTCCTTATTGGAAAAAAGAAGGCTGTTTTACCGAGCAAATTGATTATCGGCTGATGTTCATCTGCGAAAGCCCTGGGCCATCAGCTAAAGAAGGCAGTGCAGAAGTTCCGGAGCGCTGCTTTGGTTCTCCCGGTGACCGTTTCCAGAAGGTACGCCAACAATACGGCTTGGCTAATTGTTACATCACGAATACCGTCAAATGCGGAGTCCGCCAGGGTGGAAAGCATAGCCTGACCGAAGTTGAGGCATGCAGAAAATTCCTTGTGCGCGAAATCGATCTTGTTGAGCCAGCGATAATTGTTGCGGTAGGTGGGAACGCCTTCCAGACTTTGCGTACAGAAATTTGGGGGCATTTGAAAATAGCGCCCATCCTATACCAGATCACGCACTATTCAAGCCGTAGAAATGTATGGGATGCTTGGGATAGTGAATTTCCAGAGTTACTTAGGCTTTTAACGCGGTTACGTCCACGGGAAGAGTGGGGCGAAAGGAGAAATATCAAACTCAGCGACAAGCCATTAAAAATTGTTGGTGAAGAATGTGGTACCAGAATTGTTTCGGAATTGTTTAAGGCCGGTGACCGATATGTATTTTTTGACATCGGCTGGCCGGATGCTGCGCTGAATCCCATTCATTGGATTGGTAAGCTGGTATCCGAAAAGGATGGGGTTATGGTGTTCCAGGATGACACCCATGCAGACATTGAGCCCGAGCCCAGGACATATACGATATCTCCAATAACCACCAGGGACAAGTACTATAATGGAGGCTCTATGTTGGATGATGTCAATGAGTGGCGGCAGTGGCAGAAGGACAATGGCTATGGAGAAGAACAGGCCAAAGAGGTGCTCCAAGAAAGGATGAAGGGAAATGTGGATATTCAATAAGGATCTTCTGTTTCTAACTTAACAAAAAACGAACATTAAAAGCAAATAGCCTCATTAAATTAATATGATTGCCTATCATTTAACTGCCCTATAAATTTCCAACGCAAAAAGAGGGATTTTGTTTTAATGCCTGCTTTATTATGGTTTAAAAACCTATTTGGGAGAAGGGGCACACATTCCTGACAGGGTAAGGGAAATCCGGGGGCGCCTTGCCAGTTATTTTCGGAAACCATGATGATATTTTAAGTAATATCAAGTGGAAACACGAAGAGCTTACATGAGCATACAAATGAAAATCTTTTCCGACTATATCTGATCATTCTGTTACATCGGCAAGGGCATTGGCGATAAGATAAAAGAAATCTACGACATTGAAGATCTCTGGGTCAGCTATGAGCTCCATCCCGAGACGCCGCCTCCCGAGGGCATTCTGTTTTCTTGCCCCCGATAAAATCGCCTTGCAATATGCATAAAGATGTGTATGATCATTCCATGCAATTCACATGGCATGAAGCGTAGCGAAAAGCAAACATCAAAAAGCACGGCATTGATTTTGCCGATGCAAGCAAGGTTTTCGCTGGGCCTACTTTTACATTTGAGGACACTCGATTTGATTATGGGGGAACAACGCTGGATTACAATAGGTCTGTGCGACCTTTCGGTCGTGGTAATCGCACATACTGAAACAGAAGACGAAATCCATATTATCTCCATGCGAAAGGCGGAAAAACATGAACATAAAATCTTCTTCGAAAATCTCTGATGACGCCCCCGTCGTTACACAGGCGGATATTAATCGCGCCCGGTTCCGCGTCAACCTTCAGGATGCCCCCCGCAAGCAAAGAGTCAATATTATGCTCGACACGGGGGTGATTGCTTTCTTCAAGACCAAGGCCGGTGAGCGTGGGTATCAGACGCTGATCAATGAAACGCTTAAACGGTCGATACACCAGGAAGAAATTGAAACCCTCCTGCGCCGCATTGTCCGCGAGGAACTGGCAAGTTACCAATAATTGGGACCAGAATGATTTTGGACAGCCATTTATTTACGGTGAAATCCGGCGACGCCTTGCCAGTTATTTTCGGAAACCAGTATGATGTCCCCAGATTTCCAGATTTCACGCAACCAATTGAAAGGACAATTAAAGGAAGGATCAGTTGCTATGGTTCAAAAAGACAGGTTTCGACTGTTGTTCGGCGTATTCTTTTTAAGTGCATTTATTTTTGTATATCCTGCCTTTGTGGATAAGGTCTTAGGAAAAGAAGCGGCGGCAGCCTCGACAGCGGAACAAGGCCGCATCAAGCGCGCCCGATTGGCACATGAGCAGCGCTGGAACGACCTGGCGAGGAAGGCGCAGGCGACGCAGGATCAATGGGGTGTTACCGATGACAGCTTTTCTCTGAAGCAGGCAGTGACTGAAGCGAATGACCTGAAAAAAGAAATAGCCCACCTGAAGGGTCGCCTCGATGACCAGTATGGTGAGTATACGAGAAATCTGCAGGCCGCTTACACCCGGCAACGTGCCCTGACGAAAGCAAAGCTTCCGCCCAAAGCGTCCCCGAAAGATGCCGTGAAGACCACAAAGGAGTACAATAAGAGAATATCGGCCTATAAGCGTCAGGAAAAAGAAGCGGTGATGGAAAAGACCGCGGAAAAGCTCTTAATGGAGGAGAATCTGACGCTCGCCCGGGCGAAAGTGGAGTACCTTGGACAGCAGATCCGGCTGCTGGCGCCGTTCATCAAGCGCCTCCAGAACTTGCAGGATCGTAAATTCACCCTTCCCGAGGGAGGCGCCATGACGGTTAACCTGGGCGAACCGGATGCAGAGAACAACCGGTTCCCCGTCCATCTGCAGCACGGCGGTAAATCGTGGTCAACATATTGGAATTATACGGATAGTAATATCGCCATCGGCTTCTACCGAACGAGTATTTACCTGAAGGCCGAGGGACTTTTCCAGATCGAAGAAACGCCGGAACTCAACCCAAAGCTGACGGCGGCGCGGTTGACGCATCCGGAGACGAAGGAAACGCGCGAATTCGTTCTGGAAAATCCAAAAATATTAACCGAGATCGATCAGTTCGGCAAAATTAAGCAAGAGGAGGCAGCTGCGCAGGAGGCGAGTAAATTGGCGGTAAGATTGCTTGCCCGGAAGGAAATCGGGAAAGACGGCCGGTTTATCGCTTATGATGACGGGACAGTCCTTGATAGGGGGAGCGGTTTGATGTGGGCGGCAAAAGACAATGGGTCTGATATTAACTGGCAGGGCGCCAAGAGCTATTGCGAGAATTATCGGGGGGGCGGATACACAGACTGGCGGATGCCGACGCAGGATGAGCTGATGGGCTTGTATGATAAGGCTAAGGGTTATAAGTATGCCTGCGGAGATGATGCACATTTAACAGAATTGATTCGTCTTACCTGTTATTGGACGTGGGCTTCCGAAACAAGTGATTCCAAGGCTGCCTGCTTCCGTTTCGGTGGCGGTGGCTACCGTTGCTCGGGGCCCCCGTCTGGCTCCGGCTTCTCACGTGGACTCCCGGTTCGTTCCGGCAAATAGGCTATTTGGCACTTATCCTGTTCAGCGGGATCAGGATAACAGTTTTGTTACATATGAGGAATTGGGGACAGCCACTCATTTGCGGTGAACAAATCAGTGGATTAGGGTAAACATACCCCAAAAAGCCTGCCGAGGCAGACAAAGGGGGCAAAGAATTAGCAGGAAAATGATCGACGACTTCGTTAATTTGTTAATTATATCATGATAATAAGTAAGTTCCGCGCGAGGAACTGACCTGCACGGACAGGCCGTGACAGACGGGACATCAATAAGTTGTGTTGATGGGGAATCGAAAATGGGATTTGCGGTAAACCGGTCGAAAAATAATTTGCCTTTTGTCAGAAAAACTGATCTATATTCCTGACAAAATTGAATGGTGATGTGCCATGCAAAGCATTGATTCAAAAATACTTAGCAGGATTTATGGCTCCGGTAGGGGTGTTGTCTTAACCCAGGTCGTTTTCTGGACATTGGCAGCCGCGACGCCGTTGACAAGGTAATGTCGCGCCTGGTCCAGAAAGGCACGCTGCGCCGATTGGCACGCGGCCTCTACGATTATCCGACGCAGCACCCGATCATGGTCATTCTTGCGCCGAGTCCCGATGCTATTGCCCAGGCTCTGGCAGGCAAACAAGGTATCCGCCTCCAACCCTCTGGGGCATACGCGGCCAACCGGCTGGGTTTGTCCACACAGGTGCCCGCCGGGATTGTCTATCTGACCGACGGTCCCTCCCGCACGGTGCGGGTGGGAAATCAGGAGATTCGCCTCCAGCGGACTACGCCTCGGAGCATGGGACCAGCCGATCGTATCAGCGGTTTGGTCATTCAAGCGCTGCGGCACCTGGGCCAAAAGCATGTGGATGATGCCGTGATCCTGACCCTGCAACGCAAACTGAGTGATCAAGACAAGAGACGGCTGATGAAGGACATCGCCTATGCACCCGCGTGGGTGGGCAAGCATCTGCGGGAGATTGCCCGGGGAGAGGCCTGAATCATGGATCGGTTTATTCGACTGTCCGACGATGAGCATCGTCGCTACTTTGTGCAAACGGCAGAGCGGATGCGACTCAGTCCGCAGATCATCGAGGCAATCGGGGACGGGTTCACGTTTTAAAATCTATTTAAGCGGGTTTCGACCGTGATGAATATTAACCAATTGATCGGACGCGATGAGGGAAAAACGCTTGAGTTCAAGCGGGATCTCAGTTCTCCCCGCATATCCTGAAAACCTTGACCGCCTTTGCTAACACCGCAGGTGGCGTGTTGCTGATCGGTATTGAGGATGTCACAAAGAATGTTCTTGGGCTTGAGAATCCACTGGATGAAGAGGAACGGTTATGTAGTCTGATTGCCGACAGCATTGAGCCGCGACTTGCGCCCAACGTGGAATTGATAACTTGGCAGAATAAAACCTTGCTGGCCGTAGAAGTGTATCCCAGCGGCTCCCGGCCACACTGGCTGAAACGCGAAGGCCCAATGCAGGGTGTATATGTTCGGCTCGGTTCACCGCCGCTTTCGAAAACCGAGCCCACCGAACAAGTACAGAGATTATTGCTCTGTTTGCAGCGTCAACCATTGGCCGTCCGCGAGATCATGCAATCCTTGAAATTGAACCATCGGCCAACATTGCTTTACGATTATTTGAAACCTGCTATTGATGGGGAGTTTGTTGAAATGACCCAACCAGATTCCCCAAAAAGCCCGACTCAGAAATACCGGTTAACGAAAAAGGGGGAACGGCTTGCCAATGGAACTTAAATTCAAGAAATACGGAAATACGGGCAGTGTCTCTGTATTAAAGATGAAAGGAATTTCCCTGTGATGGAAAAAATCAGCCGCAACGAACCCTGCCCCTGCGGCAGCGGCAGGAAATACAAGAAGTGCTGCCTGCTGAAGGAAGATGAACTCACGTCCCGCCACCGGGAGGAGGGCACCGCGGTGTCACGCGCCCTTGACTGGCTGGCGCAGCATTACCCCCAACAGGTTTCCGAGGCTCTCGATACGGAGTTTTTCGGAGCGCTTGAAGAAACAGAGCGTGACCGTTTGAGCAAGTTATCACCGAGTCTTCAGGAGATGGTTCACATCAACTCCCACGAATGGCTCATCAATGACGCCTGTATTGAGGTGAAGGGGAAAAGGACCCCGGTGCGCGAGTTGCTCCTTGGTTCCGGCGGACTTCTGTTGGTTCCGGCGGGGCGGGAATGGATCAAGGACATGGGGGAGCGCCCCTTGAGCCTGTATGAGGTGCAGCAAGTAACGCCGGGCGTGGGAATAGAACTGGCCGACCTCCTGCGCCCCGAGACTGCGCCGGTCTGGATCAGCGAGCGATCAGCGTCGCGGTCCCTGGTTCGACTGGACATTTTTGGTACCCGCCTCATCCGGCGCGACAGCGGTTTCGTCATGTCCGGCGCCGCCTATCCGTTTGCCCGCGTCGAGGGACTGGCCTGCCGGGACGAGATCCTACGCGAAATGAAAGGAGTTTCCTGGAACTCTGACCTGGCCCGCGAAGTAGTAAGTTGCCATATCACCGACCAATGGCTTGAGGGACTTATTGCAAAACGTCCACTCCCTACACTGGTGGACACCTCCACCGGCGAGCCGATCATGCTGACTACCGACCATTACCGGGTCAGGGATTGGCAGGAGCTTGGGGCATTGCTCGCCCGGCAACCCGATGTGGAGGGTGACCGGAAGGAGGGGTGGGTGCGTTTTAACCCCCTGGAAGGGGAGATACGGCGGTCGCGGGCAGCACTCAATCCCAAAGGAAACGATACCCTGGAGGTCTTCTGCCGCACCCTGAAGCTGGCCGAAGATACGCGCCAGTGGCTGGAGAACCTTGCCGGTAAAGTTCTTAGCTACCAAATCAGGGAGATGGTCGATCCCCGCTCCGAGAAGGCTCTGGAGTCGGCCCCGGCATCACCGCAAGCGGAGATACCGCCGGAGATCGCGTCCCAACTCATCCACAACTACCTGAGTAAATTTTACGCCAACTGGACTGAGGAGATCATACCGGCTTTGGGTAACAAGACACCGCGACAGGCGATAAAAACGGAAAAAGGGCGCCAGGCGGTAATCGATCTTCTCAAGTCATACGAACATGGCGAAGCGCGCCGCGTCAAGAACCAGGGAGGGGAGCCGTTCGATTTCGGCTTTCTCTGGGAGCGTCTGGAGATAATTAAATGATCAATCGGGGACGGGTTCACATTTTATTGCCGAGCAAGCTTGGCAGCCTGCCGTCGAACCGCTCAACTTGCCGTGTTGGGTGGACCTGTATCGGAAAAAAACATTGTTTCAACGCCAGAAAAATACTCCAATTCACTTGACGATATGTCATAAATGACATAGGATGGATGGTGACGAGTCCGCACGATAAATCCTGGGTGTGGTTGCACGGTGAGGTGCAAACCGGCTCTGTATTTGAAAAGAAAACAAATCATACGCCGAAGCCGGTTACCGATGTATGCAAGAAGCGAATAAAAGAGTACGAGTCGTGAGCAGGAGGGTAAAGTCATGATGGAAAAAACCAAAAAGAATATGCTGGAGAAAAAGGGATGGAAAGTTGGAACAACAACTGAATTTCTTGGGTTATCGTCGGAAGAGGCCAGGTATATCGAATTGAAACTGGCGCTGAGTGAACATTTGAAGAAACAGCGTATGAAGAAAAAAATTACGCAGGAGCAGTTGGCCAAGATGATGAGTTCCAGCCAGTCGCGTGTTGCAAAAATGGAAACAGGTGACCCGACTGTTTCATTGGATTTATTGGTGAGATCTCTGTTGACTTTGGGGGCTTCTGAAAAAGATTTGGCAAAAGTCATAACGGCAGCAAATTAAAGGCTGCCCAACTGGGGAAATATGGGGAAATGTGGGGACACTCCCCGGATTAAATCTATAGATGAGTAGGTGCGTAGGGTCTTCCTCGTGGACAAAATCCTTTTGAAATCCGGGGACGCAATACTAATTTCTTCTGAATACAGAGAAGGGAGTTGTTCTGATGGTGACGGAAATAAACCGGCATCTTTACATTATTGCCGGTCCCAATGGTTCGGGAAAGACCACTTTTGT is part of the Deltaproteobacteria bacterium genome and harbors:
- a CDS encoding DUF6088 family protein; translation: MSRLVQKGTLRRLARGLYDYPTQHPIMVILAPSPDAIAQALAGKQGIRLQPSGAYAANRLGLSTQVPAGIVYLTDGPSRTVRVGNQEIRLQRTTPRSMGPADRISGLVIQALRHLGQKHVDDAVILTLQRKLSDQDKRRLMKDIAYAPAWVGKHLREIARGEA
- a CDS encoding SEC-C metal-binding domain-containing protein, whose amino-acid sequence is MEKISRNEPCPCGSGRKYKKCCLLKEDELTSRHREEGTAVSRALDWLAQHYPQQVSEALDTEFFGALEETERDRLSKLSPSLQEMVHINSHEWLINDACIEVKGKRTPVRELLLGSGGLLLVPAGREWIKDMGERPLSLYEVQQVTPGVGIELADLLRPETAPVWISERSASRSLVRLDIFGTRLIRRDSGFVMSGAAYPFARVEGLACRDEILREMKGVSWNSDLAREVVSCHITDQWLEGLIAKRPLPTLVDTSTGEPIMLTTDHYRVRDWQELGALLARQPDVEGDRKEGWVRFNPLEGEIRRSRAALNPKGNDTLEVFCRTLKLAEDTRQWLENLAGKVLSYQIREMVDPRSEKALESAPASPQAEIPPEIASQLIHNYLSKFYANWTEEIIPALGNKTPRQAIKTEKGRQAVIDLLKSYEHGEARRVKNQGGEPFDFGFLWERLEIIK
- a CDS encoding helix-turn-helix transcriptional regulator, with translation MEKTKKNMLEKKGWKVGTTTEFLGLSSEEARYIELKLALSEHLKKQRMKKKITQEQLAKMMSSSQSRVAKMETGDPTVSLDLLVRSLLTLGASEKDLAKVITAAN